From a single Synechococcus sp. MW101C3 genomic region:
- the nuoH gene encoding NADH-quinone oxidoreductase subunit NuoH produces the protein MPPGIDLQSGFTTILEGFGLSPAAAHLIWLPLPMLLVLVAAVVGVLVNVWLERKISAAVQQRIGPEYAGALGVLQPLADGLKLLFKEDVIPKRADGLLFTLGPVLVLIPVILSWLVVPFGQHLVISDVGVGIFLWIALSSIQPIGLLMSGYSSNNKYSLLGGLRAAAQSISYEIPLALAVLAVVMMSNSLSTVDIVNQQSGAGILSWNIWRQPVGFLIFWICALAECERLPFDLPEAEEELVAGYQTEYAGMKFALFYLGSYINLVLSALLVAVLYLGGWGFPLPVEWLAGALGQSVDAPLVQVITGSVGIVMTVLKAYLLVFIAILLRWTLPRVRIDQLLDLGWKFLLPIALVNLLVTAGLKLAFPAFFGG, from the coding sequence GTGCCCCCCGGCATCGACCTGCAGAGCGGATTCACCACCATCCTGGAGGGCTTCGGCCTCAGCCCCGCCGCCGCCCATCTCATCTGGCTGCCCCTGCCGATGCTGCTGGTGCTGGTGGCCGCCGTGGTGGGCGTGCTGGTGAACGTGTGGCTGGAGCGCAAGATCTCCGCCGCCGTCCAGCAGCGCATCGGCCCGGAGTATGCCGGTGCCCTCGGGGTGCTGCAGCCCCTGGCCGATGGCCTCAAGCTGCTCTTCAAGGAAGACGTGATCCCGAAGCGGGCCGATGGCCTGCTGTTCACGCTCGGCCCCGTGCTGGTGCTGATCCCCGTGATCCTCTCCTGGCTGGTGGTTCCCTTCGGCCAGCACCTGGTGATCAGCGATGTGGGGGTGGGCATCTTCCTCTGGATCGCCCTCAGCAGCATCCAGCCGATCGGTCTGCTGATGAGCGGCTACTCCAGCAACAACAAGTATTCGCTGCTGGGCGGCCTGCGGGCAGCGGCTCAGTCGATCAGCTACGAGATCCCGCTCGCCCTGGCCGTGCTGGCCGTCGTGATGATGAGCAATTCGCTCAGCACCGTCGACATCGTCAATCAGCAGAGCGGCGCCGGCATCCTCAGCTGGAACATCTGGCGTCAGCCGGTGGGCTTCCTGATCTTCTGGATCTGTGCCCTGGCCGAATGCGAGCGCCTGCCCTTCGACTTGCCCGAGGCCGAGGAGGAGCTGGTGGCCGGCTACCAAACGGAGTACGCCGGCATGAAGTTCGCCCTCTTCTACCTGGGCAGCTACATCAACCTGGTGCTCTCCGCCCTGCTGGTGGCGGTGCTCTACCTGGGTGGCTGGGGCTTCCCCCTGCCGGTCGAATGGCTGGCCGGCGCCCTTGGTCAGTCGGTGGACGCTCCGCTGGTGCAGGTCATCACCGGGTCTGTCGGCATCGTGATGACCGTGCTGAAGGCCTACCTGCTGGTGTTCATCGCGATCCTGCTGCGCTGGACCCTGCCACGGGTGCGCATCGACCAGCTGCTGGATCTGGGCTGGAAGTTCCTGCTGCCCATCGCCCTGGTGAATCTGCTCGTCACCGCCGGGCTCAAACTGGCCTTTCCCGCCTTTTTCGGCGGTTGA
- a CDS encoding 20S proteasome subunit A/B yields MTYCVGFLLKEGLVMCADSRTNAGVDYISSYRKLHVFQPAPDRLFVLLAAGNLATTQAILNWIRRDLSAAATPAAVGAPASAAADDRTAGPDLLSCRHLFEAAAYIGRLSVAVQNENESALKQVGASGEATFILGGQIAGNDHGLYRIYAQGNAIMATPETPFLQIGESKYGKPPLDVVGDYGMSLEDATRLCLISQVITRRSNLTVGPPFEVALYPRNSLAISQHLRLERGSKLLGEMARIWADSQRDALSNLPRLPWEPQPAS; encoded by the coding sequence ATGACTTACTGCGTCGGTTTCCTGCTCAAGGAGGGTCTGGTGATGTGCGCCGACTCCCGCACCAATGCGGGGGTGGACTACATCTCCAGCTACCGGAAGCTGCACGTGTTCCAGCCGGCGCCTGACCGGCTGTTCGTTCTTCTGGCGGCTGGCAACCTGGCCACCACCCAGGCGATCCTCAACTGGATCCGCCGCGACCTCAGCGCCGCCGCCACTCCGGCGGCCGTGGGGGCGCCGGCCAGCGCTGCAGCTGATGACCGGACCGCCGGACCGGACCTGCTCAGCTGCCGCCATCTGTTCGAGGCGGCGGCCTACATCGGCCGCCTGAGCGTGGCGGTGCAGAACGAGAACGAGAGCGCCCTCAAGCAGGTGGGAGCGAGCGGTGAGGCCACCTTCATCCTTGGCGGCCAGATCGCCGGCAACGACCACGGCCTCTACCGGATCTACGCCCAGGGCAACGCGATCATGGCCACGCCGGAAACGCCGTTCCTGCAGATCGGCGAGAGCAAATACGGCAAGCCTCCCCTCGATGTGGTGGGTGACTACGGGATGTCGCTGGAGGATGCCACCCGCCTCTGCCTGATTTCCCAGGTGATCACCCGGCGCTCCAACCTCACGGTGGGGCCCCCGTTCGAGGTGGCGCTCTATCCGCGCAATTCGCTGGCCATCTCCCAGCACCTGCGCCTGGAGCGGGGCTCCAAGCTGCTCGGCGAGATGGCCCGGATCTGGGCAGACAGCCAGCGCGATGCGCTCAGCAACCTGCCCCGGCTGCCCTGGGAGCCTCAGCCGGCCAGCTGA
- a CDS encoding rhodanese-like domain-containing protein, which produces MPAPMPQESQTTPTPAPLQARELQQRLNEGADLQLVDVREPAELAMAALQQRVIHLPLSRSSEWVSRIDALLDREREVVVLCHAGMRSWQFGCWLMEQQGFERVWNLEGGIDAWSVQVDRSVPRY; this is translated from the coding sequence ATGCCCGCACCCATGCCCCAGGAAAGCCAAACCACCCCCACCCCGGCCCCGTTGCAGGCACGGGAGCTGCAGCAGCGGCTCAACGAGGGTGCCGATCTGCAGCTGGTGGATGTGCGGGAACCGGCAGAGCTGGCCATGGCCGCGCTGCAGCAGAGAGTGATCCATCTGCCCTTGAGCCGCTCCTCGGAATGGGTCAGCCGGATCGACGCGCTGCTCGACCGCGAGCGTGAGGTGGTGGTGCTCTGCCATGCCGGCATGCGCAGCTGGCAGTTCGGCTGCTGGTTGATGGAGCAGCAGGGTTTCGAGCGGGTCTGGAACCTGGAGGGGGGCATCGATGCCTGGAGCGTCCAGGTCGATCGGTCGGTGCCGCGTTACTGA
- a CDS encoding DUF3352 domain-containing protein → MKIRPFLAAILAVAVTLLLIGAAGWVVLWRSSPLALQHQPLTLPLAARFIPRQASLSLHLLVPPDQLGAYARAVAPPRQRRHAAAALEQLRDGAFAAAGLDYAEELAGWVGEESSVALLTPAGASQPAGWLLALRSRESEGARRFLQRFWQTRSLAGNELQVSTYRGMGLISGRGALLGQNALPLATALIDDRLVLIASGRGVLEQALDVSQIDELNQAGDPRLATAVATLGQGVALVVARPDSFTPWLAASPFVAAQQEVLGLVAALAPRGRTLDLNGRLELRHAPAALALTPTPDLLAGLQGPSDSLAMIQNPALLSAPAAPGTAASAAAIATASSPDSAGSDGDATDSAAADGDGDTTIPSPEATSSVPADIPDVWSELVAPVLAQALASLPGVLPPLVVAQDPGPLLLSHSSRGWLLATAPDSPAIASISDVLARKGLIAAPLSRNGKTLQLWTQLTAGNSRSHPDQLDAAIAGARLDQRGVAWWSEGITALTGLLEGAAPPSERLAQLQGLEDQAAPLQWAMAAPSARALLARWDPWLLLTGLAGEPLAPTVQGLAVSLESDPAAAAPALRLHGRLELG, encoded by the coding sequence ATGAAGATCCGCCCATTCCTGGCGGCGATCCTGGCCGTGGCCGTCACGCTGCTGCTGATCGGAGCGGCGGGCTGGGTGGTGCTCTGGCGCAGCAGCCCCCTCGCCCTGCAGCACCAACCCCTCACCCTGCCACTGGCGGCTCGCTTCATCCCCCGGCAGGCCTCGCTGAGCCTGCACCTGCTGGTCCCGCCCGACCAGCTCGGGGCCTACGCCCGGGCCGTGGCGCCGCCCCGCCAACGCCGCCATGCCGCCGCCGCCCTTGAGCAGCTGCGGGACGGGGCCTTCGCCGCCGCCGGCCTCGACTACGCCGAGGAACTGGCCGGCTGGGTGGGGGAGGAGTCCAGTGTCGCGCTGCTCACCCCGGCGGGTGCGTCACAGCCGGCGGGCTGGTTGCTGGCCCTGCGCAGCCGTGAGTCGGAGGGGGCTCGGCGCTTTCTGCAGCGCTTCTGGCAGACCCGCAGCCTGGCCGGCAACGAGCTGCAGGTGAGCACCTATCGAGGCATGGGGCTGATCAGCGGCCGGGGCGCCCTGCTGGGCCAGAACGCCCTGCCCCTGGCCACCGCCTTGATCGACGACCGGCTGGTGCTGATCGCCTCGGGTCGGGGGGTGCTGGAGCAGGCGCTGGATGTCTCCCAGATCGATGAACTCAACCAGGCCGGCGACCCCCGCCTCGCCACCGCCGTGGCCACCCTCGGCCAGGGCGTGGCCCTGGTGGTGGCCCGCCCCGACAGCTTCACCCCTTGGCTGGCTGCTTCCCCTTTCGTCGCAGCACAGCAGGAGGTGCTCGGCCTGGTGGCAGCTCTGGCGCCCCGAGGCCGCACCCTCGACCTCAACGGCCGCCTTGAGCTGCGCCACGCCCCCGCAGCACTGGCGCTCACGCCCACGCCGGATCTGCTGGCGGGCCTGCAGGGGCCCTCGGACAGCCTGGCGATGATCCAGAACCCCGCCCTGCTCTCAGCTCCTGCTGCACCAGGAACAGCTGCCTCAGCGGCAGCCATCGCTACCGCCTCCAGCCCGGATTCCGCCGGCTCCGATGGGGACGCCACGGACAGTGCCGCTGCCGATGGTGACGGAGACACCACCATCCCCAGCCCTGAAGCCACCAGCAGCGTCCCCGCCGACATTCCGGATGTCTGGTCGGAGCTGGTGGCACCTGTCCTCGCCCAAGCCCTCGCGAGCCTGCCGGGGGTGCTGCCCCCGCTGGTTGTTGCCCAGGATCCAGGCCCCCTGCTGTTGAGCCATAGCTCCCGCGGCTGGCTGCTGGCCACGGCTCCTGACAGCCCCGCCATCGCCTCGATCAGCGACGTGCTGGCGCGCAAAGGCCTGATCGCTGCTCCGCTGAGCCGCAATGGCAAAACGCTGCAGCTCTGGACCCAGCTGACCGCCGGCAATTCCCGCAGCCACCCCGACCAACTGGACGCCGCCATCGCCGGCGCCCGCCTCGACCAGCGCGGTGTGGCCTGGTGGAGTGAGGGCATCACCGCCCTCACCGGTCTGCTGGAGGGGGCCGCGCCGCCCAGCGAGAGGCTGGCCCAGCTTCAGGGCCTGGAGGATCAGGCCGCGCCCCTGCAGTGGGCCATGGCCGCCCCGTCGGCCCGTGCGCTGCTGGCCCGCTGGGACCCCTGGCTGCTGCTCACCGGCCTGGCCGGCGAGCCGCTCGCTCCCACTGTGCAGGGCCTGGCGGTGAGCCTGGAGAGCGATCCTGCCGCCGCGGCCCCGGCACTGCGGCTGCATGGCCGCCTGGAGCTGGGCTGA
- the ndhI gene encoding NAD(P)H-quinone oxidoreductase subunit I, giving the protein MFGFLQKVGDYAKDAVGAASAITQGLSVTFDHLRRRPITVQYPYEKLIPSERYRGRIHFEFDKCIACEVCVRVCPINLPVVDWAMNKQTKKKELRNYSIDFGVCIFCGNCVEYCPTNCLSMTEEYELAAFDRHSLNFDNVALGRLPTSVTSDPAVVALRELAYLPAGELDPHTVDPASPRAGKLPEQVLAASSSTTTTTASEEGV; this is encoded by the coding sequence ATGTTCGGTTTTCTCCAAAAGGTCGGCGACTACGCCAAGGACGCCGTCGGTGCCGCCAGCGCCATCACCCAGGGGCTTTCGGTCACCTTCGATCACCTGCGCCGCCGGCCGATCACGGTGCAGTACCCCTACGAAAAGCTGATCCCTTCGGAGCGCTACCGCGGCCGCATCCACTTCGAGTTCGACAAGTGCATCGCCTGCGAGGTGTGCGTGCGGGTCTGTCCGATCAATCTGCCGGTGGTGGATTGGGCGATGAACAAGCAAACGAAGAAGAAGGAGTTGCGCAACTACTCGATCGATTTCGGGGTGTGCATCTTCTGTGGCAACTGCGTGGAGTATTGCCCCACCAATTGCCTCTCGATGACCGAGGAGTACGAACTGGCGGCGTTTGATCGCCATAGCCTCAACTTCGACAACGTCGCCCTCGGTCGCCTGCCCACCAGCGTCACCAGCGACCCTGCCGTGGTGGCTCTGCGCGAGCTGGCCTATCTGCCCGCCGGCGAGCTCGATCCCCACACGGTGGATCCCGCCAGCCCCCGGGCCGGCAAACTGCCTGAACAGGTGCTGGCCGCGTCCAGCTCCACCACCACCACCACCGCCAGCGAGGAAGGGGTCTGA
- a CDS encoding translation initiation factor, protein MGKGSWQEFSRAESTARPAGPVSPAAPRNQQRVRVQRTKAGKGGKTVTAITGLELPEDDARTLLKQLKARAGTGGTLKDGVIELQGDQVGPALEALTAAGFRPKQAGG, encoded by the coding sequence ATGGGCAAGGGAAGCTGGCAGGAATTCAGCCGCGCCGAGAGCACGGCACGGCCGGCGGGCCCGGTGTCCCCGGCCGCTCCCCGCAACCAGCAACGGGTGCGGGTGCAGCGCACCAAGGCAGGCAAAGGCGGCAAGACCGTCACCGCCATCACCGGCCTGGAGTTGCCGGAGGATGACGCCCGCACCCTGCTGAAGCAGCTCAAGGCCCGTGCCGGCACCGGCGGCACCCTCAAGGACGGGGTGATCGAGCTGCAGGGCGATCAGGTAGGGCCGGCGCTGGAAGCGCTCACGGCAGCGGGCTTCCGACCGAAGCAGGCGGGGGGGTGA
- a CDS encoding NADH-quinone oxidoreductase subunit J, with protein MTIASTTQLICFVALSITLVLGALGVVLLPNIVYSAFLLCGVFLSVAGLYLLLNASFVAAAQVLVYVGAVNVLILFAIMLVNKKEDLSEIPRLALRRLLSGGVCLGLFLLLLRVDLTTPWAVPGPASLGEGATIRIGEHLFSDYLLPFELASVLLLMSMIGAIVLARRDVFGTDLTTGEDVDQGLIEKVRPPLLLDPPTPSPSALQETL; from the coding sequence ATGACGATCGCCTCCACCACCCAGCTGATCTGCTTCGTGGCGCTCTCCATCACCTTGGTGCTGGGAGCCCTCGGGGTCGTGCTGCTGCCGAACATCGTCTATTCCGCCTTCCTGCTCTGCGGTGTCTTCCTCTCGGTGGCGGGCCTCTACCTGCTGCTGAACGCCAGCTTCGTGGCCGCCGCCCAGGTGCTCGTGTATGTGGGCGCAGTGAACGTGCTGATCCTGTTCGCGATCATGCTCGTGAACAAGAAGGAAGACCTCTCTGAGATCCCCCGTCTTGCCCTGCGGCGCCTGCTCTCCGGTGGCGTCTGCCTCGGCCTGTTCCTGCTGCTGCTCCGGGTCGATCTCACCACTCCCTGGGCCGTTCCAGGTCCGGCCTCCCTCGGTGAAGGCGCCACCATCCGTATCGGCGAGCATCTCTTCAGCGACTACCTGCTGCCCTTCGAGCTCGCTTCGGTGCTGTTGCTGATGTCGATGATCGGCGCCATCGTGCTGGCCCGCCGCGATGTGTTCGGCACCGACCTCACCACCGGCGAAGACGTCGATCAGGGCCTGATCGAGAAGGTTCGCCCGCCCCTGCTCCTCGATCCCCCCACCCCATCTCCCTCCGCCCTTCAGGAGACCCTCTGA
- a CDS encoding heat-inducible transcriptional repressor HrcA yields the protein MPHLSRRHQQVLQATVQHYVDTVEPVGSRTLVQRFGFQTSPATVRSAMGALEQQGLLVQPHTSAGRIPSQRGYRLYVDSLLPPPGAGALQLEQELLGLSLRWAALDDLLLHLARRLADLTGLLSLITRPQGDRSALQAVRLVPSGDRLLVFLVENAVMTSCLNLHLPPAAAPELLPLERWVMDQLSLHPGQPIPWNALPPQLQRSGWLLREALRSHRMARPGDADGALALGLGGLLGQPEFSRTATLRPLVQLVEEDPHLLLQPDGRPSEGVWIGAENPHPALQDCALVQATYRTGDGSQGHVALVGPMRMAYATARAAVRSVAASLQRLLS from the coding sequence TTGCCTCACCTCAGCCGCCGCCATCAGCAGGTGTTGCAGGCAACGGTGCAGCATTACGTGGACACGGTCGAGCCCGTGGGGAGCCGCACCCTGGTGCAACGCTTCGGCTTCCAGACCTCACCTGCCACGGTGCGTTCGGCCATGGGGGCGCTGGAGCAACAGGGCCTGCTTGTGCAGCCGCACACCTCTGCCGGGCGTATTCCAAGCCAGCGCGGCTACCGCCTCTACGTGGACAGCCTGCTGCCACCCCCCGGTGCCGGAGCGCTGCAACTGGAGCAGGAACTGCTGGGGCTGAGCCTGCGCTGGGCTGCCCTCGACGATCTGCTGCTGCATCTGGCGCGGCGGCTGGCTGATCTCACCGGCCTGCTGAGCCTGATCACACGCCCCCAGGGCGATCGCTCCGCCCTTCAGGCCGTGCGCCTGGTGCCCAGCGGCGACCGCCTGCTGGTGTTCCTGGTGGAGAACGCCGTGATGACCAGCTGCCTGAACCTGCATCTGCCACCGGCGGCGGCCCCCGAGCTGCTGCCGCTCGAGCGCTGGGTGATGGATCAGCTCAGCCTGCATCCGGGCCAGCCAATCCCCTGGAACGCCCTGCCGCCTCAACTGCAGCGCAGCGGCTGGCTGCTGCGCGAGGCGCTCCGCAGCCACCGCATGGCCCGACCGGGCGATGCCGACGGCGCCCTCGCGCTCGGGCTGGGGGGATTGCTGGGGCAGCCGGAATTCAGCCGCACCGCCACGCTGCGGCCGCTGGTGCAGCTGGTGGAGGAAGACCCCCATCTGCTGCTGCAACCTGACGGCAGACCCAGCGAAGGCGTCTGGATCGGTGCCGAAAATCCCCATCCCGCCCTGCAGGACTGCGCACTCGTGCAGGCCACTTACCGCACCGGCGACGGCAGCCAGGGGCACGTGGCCCTGGTGGGGCCGATGCGGATGGCCTACGCCACCGCCCGGGCGGCGGTGCGCTCGGTGGCCGCCAGCCTGCAGCGGTTGCTCAGTTGA
- a CDS encoding histidine phosphatase family protein — protein sequence MAAAELLLLRHGVAIDRQLAADRGLDDEARALTAAGRRRTAAVVRRLVTLGLAVDPLLTSPLLRAHQTAELAREGGLALHRFEVCGELAPGGDPAPLLERWFSAGGEGAERPSPWRRLALVGHEPDLSELACRLCGAPPGALRLRKAGVVVLALPWQAPVPSGGSGQARGWEAALGRTRLTLLLSPRALLGEG from the coding sequence ATGGCCGCTGCGGAGCTGCTGCTACTGCGCCATGGGGTCGCGATCGATCGCCAGCTGGCGGCCGATCGCGGCCTGGACGACGAGGCACGGGCGCTCACCGCCGCCGGCCGCCGGCGCACCGCCGCCGTGGTGCGCCGTCTCGTGACGCTCGGACTGGCTGTGGATCCACTGCTCACCAGCCCATTGCTGCGTGCGCACCAGACGGCGGAGCTGGCCCGCGAGGGCGGACTGGCCCTCCACCGCTTCGAGGTCTGCGGGGAGCTGGCCCCGGGTGGTGACCCAGCGCCGCTGCTGGAGCGCTGGTTCAGCGCCGGGGGCGAAGGCGCCGAGCGGCCCAGCCCCTGGCGGCGCCTGGCGCTGGTGGGGCATGAACCCGATCTCAGCGAGCTGGCCTGCCGGCTCTGCGGCGCCCCTCCCGGCGCCCTGCGCCTGCGCAAGGCCGGTGTGGTGGTCCTGGCGCTTCCCTGGCAGGCTCCGGTGCCTTCCGGTGGTTCCGGGCAGGCGCGCGGCTGGGAGGCTGCCCTGGGCCGCACGCGGCTCACCCTGCTGCTCTCCCCCCGCGCTCTGCTGGGGGAGGGCTGA
- the trpB gene encoding tryptophan synthase subunit beta — translation MTSTFPPLSPNPADLQVSVRPTPQGRFGRFGGQYVPETLMPALAELEQAAAEAWADPAFTSRLDHLLRTYVGRPTPLYEAERLTAHYARPEGGPRLWLKREDLNHTGAHKINNALGQALLALRMGKKRVIAETGAGQHGVATATVCARFGLECVVYMGAEDMRRQALNVFRMRLLGATVQPVTAGTATLKDATSEAIRDWVTNVETTHYILGSVAGPHPYPMLVRDFHAVIGQEAKRQCQEAFGRLPDVLVACVGGGSNAMGLFHPFVEDTSVRLIGVEAAGEGVATGRHAATITEGRIGVLHGAMSLLLQDGEGQVQEAHSISAGLDYPGVGPEHSYLRDVGRAEYAAVTDDEALTALRLVSELEGIIPALETAHAFAWLEQLCPTLAPGTEVVVNLSGRGDKDVNTVADRLGDQLAG, via the coding sequence GTGACCAGCACCTTCCCCCCGCTCTCCCCTAATCCCGCTGACCTTCAGGTGTCCGTGCGGCCCACTCCCCAGGGGCGCTTCGGACGTTTCGGCGGGCAATACGTGCCGGAAACGCTGATGCCCGCCCTGGCGGAGCTGGAGCAGGCGGCTGCGGAGGCCTGGGCCGATCCCGCCTTCACCAGCCGGCTCGACCACCTGCTGCGCACCTATGTGGGCCGCCCCACGCCGCTCTACGAAGCCGAGCGGCTCACCGCCCACTACGCCCGCCCGGAAGGAGGCCCGCGCCTCTGGCTGAAGCGCGAAGACCTCAACCACACCGGTGCCCACAAGATCAACAACGCCCTCGGCCAGGCCCTGCTGGCCCTGCGCATGGGCAAGAAGCGGGTCATCGCTGAAACCGGCGCCGGCCAGCACGGCGTCGCCACCGCCACCGTCTGCGCCCGCTTCGGCCTCGAGTGTGTGGTGTACATGGGCGCCGAAGACATGCGCCGCCAGGCGCTCAACGTGTTCCGCATGCGCCTGCTGGGCGCCACGGTGCAGCCGGTCACCGCCGGCACCGCCACCCTCAAGGACGCCACCAGCGAAGCCATCCGCGACTGGGTGACCAACGTGGAAACCACCCACTACATCCTCGGCTCGGTGGCCGGCCCGCACCCCTACCCGATGCTGGTGCGTGATTTCCATGCCGTGATCGGCCAGGAGGCCAAGCGCCAGTGCCAGGAGGCCTTCGGCCGTCTGCCCGATGTGCTGGTGGCCTGCGTGGGTGGTGGCTCCAACGCCATGGGCCTGTTCCACCCGTTCGTGGAAGACACCTCCGTGCGGCTGATCGGCGTCGAGGCCGCCGGCGAGGGCGTGGCCACGGGCCGCCATGCCGCCACGATCACCGAAGGGCGGATCGGCGTGCTGCATGGCGCCATGAGCTTGCTGCTGCAGGACGGCGAAGGGCAGGTGCAGGAGGCCCATTCGATCAGCGCCGGCCTGGATTACCCGGGCGTCGGCCCCGAGCACAGCTACCTGCGGGATGTGGGCCGGGCGGAGTATGCCGCCGTCACCGACGACGAGGCGCTCACTGCCCTGCGCCTGGTGTCTGAGCTCGAGGGCATCATCCCGGCGCTGGAAACCGCTCACGCCTTCGCCTGGCTGGAGCAGCTCTGCCCCACCCTGGCGCCGGGCACCGAAGTGGTGGTGAACCTCTCCGGCCGCGGCGACAAGGACGTGAACACCGTGGCTGACCGGTTGGGGGATCAGCTGGCCGGCTGA
- a CDS encoding citrate synthase codes for MPAFRPGLEGVPATQSAICDIDGRNGVLTYRGYPVEQLANHSSFLETAYLLIWGELPTGEQLRRFEYEVQMHRRVSFRIRDMMKCFPADGHPMDALQSSAASLGLFYSRRALDDPQYIEEAVVRLIAKIPTMVAAFQLIRKGQDPIQPRDDLSYSANFLYMITERVPDPMAARIFDACLILHAEHSLNASTFSARVTASTLTDPYAVVASAVGTLAGPLHGGANEDVLTMLDQIGSEDRVEAYLERAVAEKQKIMGFGHREYRVKDPRAVILQELAEELFDRFGHDHMYDVARRLEKAAESRLGAKGIYPNVDFYSGLVYRKLGIPRDLFTPIFAIARVAGWLAHWKEQLGANRIYRPTQIYTGASGKTWLPIDTRSSGAGA; via the coding sequence ATGCCGGCGTTCCGCCCCGGCCTTGAAGGGGTGCCGGCCACCCAGTCCGCCATCTGTGACATCGACGGCCGCAACGGCGTGCTCACCTACCGGGGCTATCCGGTGGAGCAGCTCGCCAACCACAGCAGCTTCCTGGAAACCGCCTACCTGCTGATCTGGGGTGAGTTGCCCACGGGCGAGCAGCTGCGTCGCTTCGAGTACGAGGTGCAGATGCACCGGCGGGTGAGCTTCCGCATCCGCGACATGATGAAGTGCTTCCCGGCCGACGGGCACCCCATGGACGCGCTGCAGTCGAGCGCAGCCTCACTGGGCCTGTTCTATTCGCGCCGCGCCCTCGACGACCCCCAGTACATCGAGGAGGCGGTGGTGCGGTTGATCGCCAAGATCCCCACGATGGTGGCGGCCTTCCAGCTGATCCGCAAAGGCCAGGACCCGATCCAGCCCCGCGACGACCTGTCGTACTCGGCCAATTTCCTGTACATGATCACCGAGCGGGTGCCTGACCCGATGGCGGCCCGCATCTTCGATGCCTGCCTGATCCTCCACGCCGAACACTCGCTCAACGCCAGCACCTTCAGTGCCCGCGTCACCGCCAGCACCCTCACCGATCCCTACGCGGTGGTGGCCTCGGCCGTGGGCACCCTGGCCGGCCCGCTGCATGGCGGCGCCAACGAAGACGTGCTCACCATGCTCGACCAGATCGGCAGCGAAGACCGGGTGGAGGCCTACCTCGAGCGGGCGGTGGCCGAGAAGCAGAAGATCATGGGCTTCGGCCACCGCGAGTACCGCGTCAAGGATCCCCGTGCCGTGATCCTGCAGGAGCTGGCCGAGGAGCTGTTCGACCGCTTCGGCCACGACCACATGTACGACGTGGCCCGACGGCTCGAGAAGGCTGCTGAAAGCCGCCTCGGCGCCAAGGGGATCTATCCGAATGTGGATTTCTATTCCGGGCTCGTGTACCGCAAGCTCGGCATCCCCCGCGACCTCTTCACGCCGATCTTCGCGATCGCGCGGGTGGCCGGCTGGCTGGCCCACTGGAAAGAGCAGCTCGGTGCCAACCGGATTTACCGGCCTACGCAGATCTACACGGGGGCGTCCGGCAAGACCTGGTTGCCCATCGACACCCGATCCAGCGGTGCGGGCGCTTAA